Part of the Prochlorococcus sp. MIT 0603 genome is shown below.
TCCATCAAGACATGGATGCTCTAGGAATCTTACCCCCCACCCGAATGCCGCGAGCCACACGATGCCTAAATGCGATTAGATCAATGATAGAAGATCTGGAAAGGAAAGGCGTCGCCTATTCAATAGAAGGTGATGTCTACTTCTCTGTAATGAAGCATAGAGAGTATGGGAAGTTAAGTAGGCGTGAATTATCAGAACAACAACTAAATGCCGATGGGCGAGTTGACAGCATAGAAGGAGCACGTAAACGAAACCCTTTTGACTTTGCACTTTGGAAGGGAGCCAAGAAAGGGGAGCCAAGTTTCAGCTCTCCTTGGGGAGAAGGGCGGCCTGGCTGGCATATTGAATGTTCTGCAATGGTGCTACAAGAACTAGGAGAAACAATAGATATTCATTTAGGAGGAGCAGATCTCATTTTCCCACATCATGAAAATGAGATCGCACAATCTGAAATGGCTAATGGGAAAAAATTGGCAAATTTTTGGCTTCACAATGGGATGGTAAATGTTGGCGGTCAAAAAATGAGCAAGTCATTAGGCAATTTCACAACAATTAGGTCTCTACTCCAACAAGGCAGATCTGCAATGACTCTTAGACTATTTATACTTCAAGCTCACTATCGAAAACCGCTAGATTTCACGAAAGAAGCTCTTGATGCTGCTTCAATAGGCTGGGAAAGACTTAACAGAGTACTTTGTATCGGACTAATACACTATCAAACTCTGAACTGGCCTAAAACAAAAGTTCAATTACCCATAATCAATGATCTGTATAAGCTTTCTACAAATACAGAGTTAAATGAATCTCATCAGAATTTCATAACAGCATTAAATGACGACCTGAATACATCAGTAGCTATATCAATCTTATTTGATCTTGCTCGGCCACTTAAATCAATAGCCAACACAATAGAAGGTAACATTTTCGAATCATTACCAGAATCAGATAATCAAAAGACATATTCAAGGTGGTTGCTTCTTATCACACTGGCAGGTGTTCTAGGTCTTCAAGCAGAACTTCCAAGCCAAAACAATCCATCCAAACATTCTAATAGCCTATCTAAAGAGGCTATTTCAGCTGCAATAGAAGAGCGCAATAAAGCTAAATTATCAAAGGATTTTGATAAAGCAGATGAGATAAGAGAGAGTCTAAGGAAACAAGGGATTGAATTAATTGATAAAAAAGGGGGCATAACAGATTGGGTGCAAAGTTAAGCTTTCCTCCATTACTCCCAACATCATGAACTTTTCAACCTGAATCTAACCATAGGATGAGAGACTATGAGGTAATTGCTAGAGCATTGTGAAAGCCATCAGCGTGCTGGGTTCCACTGGTTCGATTGGCACCCAAACGCTCGAAATAGCCAAAGAGTTCCCAGAACAGTTCAAAGTAGTTGCTTTAACAGCAGGTAAGAACTTGGATTTAGTTGTGGAACAAGTCAATCAGTATCAACCAGAAGTTGTTGCAGTAGCCGACGAGACTGATTTGCCTAAGCTTCATGAACGATTAAAAGATCTGCTTAAGGGAAACAAGTCTAAGAAGCCCCCTCAATTAGTTGCTGGTGCAGAAGGATTAAATATTGCAGCTTCCTGGGATACTGCGGAATTAGTAGTTACAGGAATTGTTGGCTGTGCAGGACTACTTCCTACTATTGCTGCAATAAAAGCAGGGAAAGATATTGCTCTAGCAAATAAAGAGACATTAATAGCAGCAGGTCCAGTAGTACTTCCAGAACTGAAGGCTAGTGGAAGCAGATTATTACCTGCAGATTCAGAACATTCAGCAATATTCCAATGTTTACAAGGGACTCCTTGGGCCGACAATGCCCGCCTTTCTACTGGAATTCCTACACCCGGTCTAAGGAATATTCAGCTCACAGCATCTGGAGGTGCATTCCGTGACTGGCGAAAAGAAGACTTAAAGAACGCAACCGTTAAAGATGCAACTAGCCATCCCAATTGGAGTATGGGAAAAAAAATTACAGTTGACTCAGCAACTCTTATGAATAAAGGCCTTGAAGTAATAGAAGCACATTATTTATTTGGTCTTGATTACGAACACATAGAAATAGTTATTCACCCTCAAAGCATTATTCACTCAATGGTTGAATTGGCAGATTCATCTGTTTTAGCTCAAATGGGCTGGCCTGACATGAAGCTCCCAATTCTTTATGCAATGAGTTGGCCAAAAAGGGTGGAAACCCACTGGGAAAGGCTAAACCTCTCAAAAATAAAACAACTAACTTTCAATGAGCCAGACATATCAAAATATCCCTGCATAGAACTTGCATATGCAGCGGGGAAAGCCGCTGGGACCATGCCTGCCGTTCTAAATGCAGCAAATGAACAAGCTGTAGCTCTTTTTCTTGAAGAAAAGATTCATTTTTTAAATATTCCAAAAGTTATAGAAAATGCATGTGAGAGTCACAAGAACGACATTAAAACTGATCCTCAAGTAAACGATGTAATTGAAGTAGATAAATGGGCCCGAAAAGTAGTCAAATCTCAAGTCGAAAAAAATTCCCGTCAAATATCTATGGCGACATATATAGGATGAATATTCAGGTAAGTCACCACCTTTTGTTATGTACAGCAACACCCAAATCATCTTGTTGCAACCAAAAGCAAAGCATTGAAAGCTGGGAAAGTCTTAAAAGCATTCTTAGGAAATTAAACCTTGAAGATCCTAATCGTTCTGCGGGAATAGTTATGAGAAGCAAAGTTGACTGTCTAAGAATATGCAACTCTGGTCCAATTCTTTTAATCTGGCCTGAAGGGATTTGGTATCAAAATGTTTCTCCTAGTCGCATAGAAGTAATAATTAAAAGCCATATAATCGAAGGAATTCCAATAAAAGAATGGATCTTTAAGGAAACTCCATTAAAGTTTCCAATAACACGTTTAATGAACAATTCTTGTTAGCCAACGTTGAACCACATCATCCCCCCAGCAGCCACTTAAACCATGAAAGCCATTATGACCTCCATGATTTGTTAATAAGAATTCTAATTTAGTTGATGGGTTTTTAAAACGTACATTCTCATACAAATGCTTAAAAGGCTCCCAAGGAACCCAAGGGTCATCAACAGAATGTATTAACAATGTCTTTGGCATAATATCAAGCTTATTCAAAAGTAATGCATTTAATGGTGAGGCTTGCTTGTAATAATCATCTACATCTCTAAAGCCCCATCTAGGAGCGGTTATTGCCGCATCAAACTCACGAATCGACGATGTAATTAGATTATTCCAGCTATTGCTTTTAATCAAGAAGTCTCTTTCTTTCTCATTAACCCCAAATGGATCAGCAAGAGTCTGTTTAACTAATCTGTGTAACAACCAAGTTTGATAAAGCTTATTCCTATTCTTCTCAATGCAAGCACTGCTTGCTGCTAAATCCAGGGGGCTACTAATACAGACTAATCCATCTAAAGCATTGCTCCTTGAAGAAGAGGCCCACTCCAAGCAAGCATTTAATAAAATAGTACCTCCTAGAGAGATGCCTACTCCGAATAGTGGTACTAAATTATTTTTTGTTTTCCTGTTGTTTCCTAGAGAACTACAAATTTCTCTAGCCTTTGTTATTGCAGGAAATACATCAGCATTGCAATTTGCTGCATATGTACCAGCCGCAAATTTTCTACCAGGAGCAGCTCCTCTAAGGTTCAATCTTAATACGGCAAAGCCTGCCTTAAGCAATGCAAAAGACATACGTCTCAACCCTCTTCTACGACTTGAACCTCCTAATCCATGAAGAATCAAAATCAAACCTTTAACTGAAGAAAGATCTACAGGCTTATTCAGAAAAGCTATTAATTTTTCTTTTCCTAGGTTTCCAATTTGCTTTGAAGGTATTTCTATATGAACAAATTCATTATCAGGAAGGCAAACATTATCATCAACAAAAGTATCTCTAAGAGTTTGAAGATCTCCGCCAATCCATGGTAATCGTTGCTGAAAGAGCTTTAGCCCAAGATCTTCAGGCAAACCAAGAGAAGATTCAACTGTTACCACTGATACCTAATTCTTTTAATTCCACCAAAAGATCTCCTAAGACCTTCTTGGCATCTCCAAAAACCATAGAAGTATTTGACAAGTCAAACAAATCATTTTTTATACCAGAATAACCTGCACTCATTCCTCTCTTAATAACAAAAACCGTTCTCGCTTCCTGAACATCAAGAACTGGCATTCCATATAAAGGGGAACTTGGGTCATTCTTTGCTTGGGGGTTAACTACATCATTTGCACCTAGAACAAGAACAACATCTGTAGCCGGAAATTCGGGGTTAACAACATCCATTTCTTTTAATTGCTCATAAGGAACATCTGCTTCTGCTAAAAGAACATTCATATGTCCGGGCATTCGGCCAGCAACTGGATGAATAGCATAGATAACATTAATACCATTACTTTCCAAAGCCCTAGTTACTTCCCTAAGTGTGTGTTGTGCTTGAGCAACAGCCAATCCATAACCAGGGACAATCACTACACGTTCTGCAGCTTCAAGTGTTAAAGCACATTCTTCTACGCTGCAACTGGTTATATTGATATATTCAGTAGAACCACTTCCTGATGTAGAGGTCGCGCCAATTGCGCCGCCAAATAATACTGACAATAAAGATCTATTCATTCCATTACACATAACCTGAGTCAAAATTAGCCCAGCAGCTCCTACC
Proteins encoded:
- a CDS encoding 1-deoxy-D-xylulose-5-phosphate reductoisomerase: MKAISVLGSTGSIGTQTLEIAKEFPEQFKVVALTAGKNLDLVVEQVNQYQPEVVAVADETDLPKLHERLKDLLKGNKSKKPPQLVAGAEGLNIAASWDTAELVVTGIVGCAGLLPTIAAIKAGKDIALANKETLIAAGPVVLPELKASGSRLLPADSEHSAIFQCLQGTPWADNARLSTGIPTPGLRNIQLTASGGAFRDWRKEDLKNATVKDATSHPNWSMGKKITVDSATLMNKGLEVIEAHYLFGLDYEHIEIVIHPQSIIHSMVELADSSVLAQMGWPDMKLPILYAMSWPKRVETHWERLNLSKIKQLTFNEPDISKYPCIELAYAAGKAAGTMPAVLNAANEQAVALFLEEKIHFLNIPKVIENACESHKNDIKTDPQVNDVIEVDKWARKVVKSQVEKNSRQISMATYIG
- a CDS encoding alpha/beta fold hydrolase, which gives rise to MVTVESSLGLPEDLGLKLFQQRLPWIGGDLQTLRDTFVDDNVCLPDNEFVHIEIPSKQIGNLGKEKLIAFLNKPVDLSSVKGLILILHGLGGSSRRRGLRRMSFALLKAGFAVLRLNLRGAAPGRKFAAGTYAANCNADVFPAITKAREICSSLGNNRKTKNNLVPLFGVGISLGGTILLNACLEWASSSRSNALDGLVCISSPLDLAASSACIEKNRNKLYQTWLLHRLVKQTLADPFGVNEKERDFLIKSNSWNNLITSSIREFDAAITAPRWGFRDVDDYYKQASPLNALLLNKLDIMPKTLLIHSVDDPWVPWEPFKHLYENVRFKNPSTKLEFLLTNHGGHNGFHGLSGCWGDDVVQRWLTRIVH
- the cysS gene encoding cysteine--tRNA ligase — protein: MSLKLTNTLTKQTEYFNPITPGEISIYCCGVTVYDLCHLGHARSYIVWDVLRRYFHWKGYKVNFIQNFTDIDDKILTRAAQEKCTMNEISERNIKEFHQDMDALGILPPTRMPRATRCLNAIRSMIEDLERKGVAYSIEGDVYFSVMKHREYGKLSRRELSEQQLNADGRVDSIEGARKRNPFDFALWKGAKKGEPSFSSPWGEGRPGWHIECSAMVLQELGETIDIHLGGADLIFPHHENEIAQSEMANGKKLANFWLHNGMVNVGGQKMSKSLGNFTTIRSLLQQGRSAMTLRLFILQAHYRKPLDFTKEALDAASIGWERLNRVLCIGLIHYQTLNWPKTKVQLPIINDLYKLSTNTELNESHQNFITALNDDLNTSVAISILFDLARPLKSIANTIEGNIFESLPESDNQKTYSRWLLLITLAGVLGLQAELPSQNNPSKHSNSLSKEAISAAIEERNKAKLSKDFDKADEIRESLRKQGIELIDKKGGITDWVQS
- a CDS encoding (2Fe-2S) ferredoxin domain-containing protein; the protein is MNIQVSHHLLLCTATPKSSCCNQKQSIESWESLKSILRKLNLEDPNRSAGIVMRSKVDCLRICNSGPILLIWPEGIWYQNVSPSRIEVIIKSHIIEGIPIKEWIFKETPLKFPITRLMNNSC